A region from the Lentisphaera profundi genome encodes:
- the thiD gene encoding bifunctional hydroxymethylpyrimidine kinase/phosphomethylpyrimidine kinase: MDMKVNTCLSVAGSDSGGEAGVQADLQVFNHYKCHALSVISANTAQSPLRVQSVNPVSITAFKDQLEVVFSDFSPRCMKTGVLVGGDYIESLLTMKPKDIDLVVDPLMLSTSGTKLLEVTAWSLMKDQLIPEASVVTPNYPELEYLSACDGSLSGMEMLQEYFMKYAVPTYLKGGHNLLAPSTDLFINSQGLWEIKTEALQIRASHGTGCRLSAAICAGLANGLSQLDAAIEAKKYLYRCLSSSRVLDDGRAVMAPLSMEHKEVQVEVVKLL; the protein is encoded by the coding sequence ATGGATATGAAGGTCAATACTTGCCTTAGTGTGGCAGGAAGTGATAGTGGAGGCGAGGCAGGTGTGCAGGCAGATTTACAGGTTTTTAATCACTACAAGTGCCACGCCTTATCAGTCATTAGTGCTAATACTGCCCAGAGTCCTTTGCGCGTACAATCAGTAAATCCAGTTTCAATAACTGCTTTTAAGGATCAGCTAGAAGTTGTTTTTAGTGATTTTTCGCCACGTTGTATGAAAACAGGGGTGTTAGTGGGGGGCGATTATATAGAATCGTTACTTACTATGAAGCCAAAGGATATAGATTTAGTTGTTGATCCTCTTATGCTTTCTACATCAGGGACAAAATTGTTGGAAGTCACGGCTTGGTCTCTTATGAAAGATCAATTGATACCAGAGGCCTCCGTTGTAACTCCTAATTACCCTGAGTTAGAATACTTGTCTGCTTGTGATGGATCACTTTCGGGGATGGAGATGCTGCAAGAATATTTCATGAAATATGCGGTGCCGACCTATCTCAAAGGCGGGCATAATTTATTAGCGCCATCGACAGATTTATTTATTAATTCACAAGGATTGTGGGAAATAAAAACGGAAGCATTGCAGATTAGGGCGAGTCATGGTACGGGCTGTCGCTTAAGTGCGGCAATATGTGCTGGTTTAGCGAATGGCTTAAGTCAGCTTGATGCCGCGATAGAAGCAAAAAAATATCTTTACCGCTGTTTATCTTCAAGTAGGGTTCTAGATGATGGTCGTGCTGTTATGGCGCCTTTGTCTATGGAACATAAAGAAGTTCAAGTCGAAGTGGTGAAACTCCTTTGA
- a CDS encoding thioredoxin family protein → MKKLFYLLALCLSPILFANSAPEFELKDSEGNSHKLSDYKGKIVVMEFINYDCPFVKKHYDASGNIPKLQKHYKDEGVIWLSICSSGKGKQGNYSAAELKKIQQSNGASPSAYLLDEDGIVGKAFSAKVTPHIFIVDKSGKLVYQGGIDSKKSTQASDIDKAEPYVKNALDELIQGKPVSKEKTKHYGCGVKYAK, encoded by the coding sequence ATGAAAAAACTTTTTTATCTACTAGCCCTATGCCTTAGTCCTATTCTTTTCGCAAACTCGGCTCCAGAGTTCGAACTTAAGGACTCTGAAGGAAATAGTCATAAACTTTCAGACTACAAGGGAAAGATAGTCGTCATGGAATTCATCAATTACGACTGTCCTTTTGTCAAAAAACACTATGATGCGTCGGGCAACATCCCAAAACTTCAAAAACACTATAAAGACGAGGGTGTCATTTGGCTATCTATTTGCTCTTCTGGAAAAGGCAAACAAGGGAACTACTCTGCAGCTGAACTAAAAAAAATCCAACAAAGTAATGGTGCTTCACCTAGTGCCTACTTATTAGATGAAGATGGTATTGTTGGAAAAGCCTTTAGTGCAAAAGTCACGCCACATATTTTTATCGTAGATAAATCCGGAAAACTTGTATATCAAGGAGGCATTGACAGTAAAAAAAGTACCCAAGCTAGTGATATCGACAAAGCTGAACCCTATGTAAAAAACGCCCTCGATGAACTCATACAAGGAAAGCCCGTCAGCAAAGAAAAAACAAAACACTACGGTTGCGGCGTAAAGTACGCTAAGTAA
- a CDS encoding protein-disulfide reductase DsbD domain-containing protein → MLNKLITLIFLITSFSAFADKLVDAEIILPRSYAAPGQVRQIIIKVNVKKGWHTYWKNPGESGIAPDFTWHGDNYEIKNIHWPSPKYYENTGIVNYVYDGEILFIANLVIKPGTKDGQITIKADADFLVCKGNCVMQNLKLTSIITVDSKNRIETMQIHPLLSQAMDQLPRYPSKPALKQRGKKFSLTLPKKLNNKPAFFAFREDGVVSKKSSLKEGELTFESNEETELKGLLIFEDQSLIID, encoded by the coding sequence ATGCTCAATAAACTAATCACACTCATATTTCTAATCACAAGTTTCTCTGCTTTTGCAGATAAACTTGTGGATGCAGAAATCATTTTACCACGAAGCTATGCCGCTCCAGGTCAAGTTCGCCAAATAATTATAAAAGTCAATGTAAAAAAAGGCTGGCATACATACTGGAAAAATCCGGGTGAAAGTGGCATAGCTCCTGATTTCACTTGGCATGGCGATAATTATGAAATAAAAAATATCCATTGGCCAAGCCCTAAATACTATGAGAACACTGGTATTGTCAACTATGTTTATGATGGTGAGATTCTATTCATTGCCAACCTTGTGATTAAACCTGGCACTAAGGATGGACAAATCACTATAAAAGCGGACGCTGATTTTTTAGTGTGTAAAGGAAACTGTGTTATGCAGAACCTAAAACTAACTAGTATTATAACAGTAGACTCAAAGAACCGCATTGAAACGATGCAGATCCATCCCCTCCTCTCACAAGCCATGGATCAACTCCCCAGGTACCCTTCAAAACCAGCATTAAAACAACGCGGCAAAAAATTCAGTCTCACTTTACCAAAGAAACTAAACAATAAACCTGCATTCTTTGCGTTTAGAGAAGATGGCGTGGTTAGTAAAAAATCATCTTTAAAAGAAGGTGAACTTACATTTGAAAGCAATGAAGAAACAGAGCTGAAAGGTCTTCTTATTTTCGAAGATCAATCTTTGATTATAGATTGA